Proteins encoded by one window of Rutidosis leptorrhynchoides isolate AG116_Rl617_1_P2 chromosome 7, CSIRO_AGI_Rlap_v1, whole genome shotgun sequence:
- the LOC139857241 gene encoding probable methyltransferase PMT2 — MKTKGNPGDNRTRRSFSLFIIFGLCCFFYLLGAWQRSGFGKGDSIAHEITRKADCSIISNLNIETHHGFSVNNSEELRSESKVYEQCDDRYIDYTPCHDQIRATNFPQENMNYLERHCPNDNEKLHCLIPAPKGYVTPFPWPKSRDYVPFANAPYKSLTDEKTAQNGIQYEGDIFKFSGAGSQFSHGADAYIDQISSVVPVGNGMVRTVLDTGCGVASFGAYLFKKNVITMSFAPKDSNEALIQFALERGVPAFIGVLGTKKLPFPSRSFDMVHCSQCLIPWAQNDGKYLMEVDRVLRPGGYWVLSGSPINWKVKYKTWQRSKEELEDEQRTIEKITELLCWEKKHEKGETVIWRKRVNQDRCKERESSVTSCESASVDDIWYKELEACVTPYPKTSNSDKVAGGELKPFPQRLNEVPHRISSGSIHGITNESFEEDNKAWIKHLNAYKRVNKIIDTGRYRNIMDMNAGLGSFAAALESPKSWVINVMPTIANKDTLGVIYERGLIGIYHDWCEAFSTYPRTYDLIHAHGLFSLYKEKCSYEDILLEMDRILRPEGTVIIRDHEIEVMKVKKIVSGMRWNTKMVDHEDGPIVPEKILFAVKQYWVGGEFNSTSSR; from the exons ATGAAAACGAAAGGTAATCCAGGAGACAATAGGACTAGAAGATCATTTTCATTATTTATAATATTCGGTTTGTGTTGTTTTTTCTATCTTTTGGGTGCATGGCAAAGAAGTGGTTTCGGAAAAGGAGATAGTATAGCGCACGAAATAACAAGAAAAGCCGATTGTAGCATTATATCCAATCTAAACATCGAGACTCACCATGGCTTTAGTGTAAACAACTCCGAAGAATTAAGATCAGAAAGTAAGGTTTACGAACAATGTGATGATCGATACATTGATTACACACCATGTCATGATCAAATTCGCGCAACAAATTTCCCTCAAGAAAACATGAATTATTTGGAGAGACATTGTCCGAACGATAATGAGAAGCTACATTGTCTTATTCCTGCACCAAAAGGTTACGTGACCCCGTTTCCATGGCCTAAAAGCCGCGATTATGTGCCATTTGCCAATGCACCTTATAAGAGTTTGACAGATGAAAAGACGGCTCAAAATGGGATACAGTACGAAGGCGACATTTTTAAGTTTTCAGGTGCAGGATCACAGTTTTCTCATGGGGCTGATGCTTATATTGATCAAATTTCATCTGTGGTCCCTGTAGGCAACGGAATGGTTAGGACCGTACTTGACACTGGCTGCGGG GTTGCAAGTTTTGGTGCATACTTATTCAAGAAAAATGTTATAACCATGTCATTTGCACCAAAAGACTCGAATGAGGCACTCATTCAGTTTGCTCTCGAAAGAGGTGTTCCTGCATTTATCGGTGTTCTTGGTACTAAAAAGCTTCCATTTCCTTCAAGATCTTTCGACATGGTTCACTGTTCTCAGTGTTTAATCCCTTGGGCGCAAAACG ATGGAAAATACTTGATGGAAGTTGATCGAGTTTTAAGGCCAGGTGGCTATTGGGTGCTTTCTGGCTCTCCGATAAATTGGAAGGTTAAATATAAAACATGGCAACGTTCTAAGGAAGAACTTGAAGACGAGCAAAGGACGATTGAGAAGATTACTGAACTTCTTTGTTGGGAGAAAAAACACGAGAAAGGCGAAACGGTTATTTGGAGGAAGAGAGTAAATCAAGATCGTTGTAAAGAACGAGAGTCTAGTGTTACATCGTGTGAATCGGCAAGTGTAGATGATATTTG GTACAAGGAATTGGAAGCATGTGTAACCCCTTACCCGAAGACAAGTAATTCAGACAAGGTTGCGGGAGGTGAACTAAAACCGTTCCCGCAGAGACTAAATGAAGTTCCTCATAGAATTTCTAGCGGTTCAATTCATGGAATCACTAATGAGTCGTTTGAAGAGGACAACAAAGCTTGGATTAAGCATTTGAATGCTTATAAACGAGTGAATAAGATAATTGATACAGGACGTTATCGTAATATTATGGATATGAATGCGGGTCTTGGAAGCTTTGCTGCAGCACTTGAATCTCCTAAATCTTGGGTTATAAATGTGATGCCAACCATAGCCAATAAAGACACTCTTGGTGTGATTTATGAGCGAGGCTTGATCGGAATCTATCATGACTG GTGTGAAGCGTTTTCTACATACCCTAGGACATATGATCTAATTCATGCTCATGGTCTTTTCAGCTTGTACAAAGAAAA GTGTAGCTATGAAGACATTTTGTTAGAGATGGATAGGATTTTACGACCTGAAGGTACTGTTATAATTCGTGATCATGAAATTGAAGTGATGAAAGTGAAAAAAA
- the LOC139857836 gene encoding large ribosomal subunit protein eL34-like — MVQRLTYRKRHSYATKSNQHRVVKTPGGKLVYQTTKKRASGPKCPVTGKRIQGIPHLRPAEYRRSRLSRNRRTVNRAYGGVLSAGAVRERIIRAFLVEEQKIVKKVLKIQKTKEKLAGKS; from the exons atggtgCAGCGTCTAACCTACCGCAAACGCCATAGCTATGCTACCAAATCAAACCAACACAGGGTCGTCAAAACCCCAG gtGGAAAGTTGGTTTACCAGACTACAAAGAAGAGAGCTAGCGGTCCTAAATGTCCTGTTACTGGAAAAAGAATCCAAGGG ATTCCACACTTGAGGCCAGCTGAATACAGGAGATCTAGGCTATCAAGGAACAGGAGGACAGTCAACCGTGCATATGGTGGTGTGCTATCTGCTGGTGCTGTGCGAGAAAG GATCATCCGAGCTTTCTTGGTTGAAGAGCAGAAGATTGTGAAGAAGGTTCTAAAGATTCAAAAGACCAAAGAAAAGCTAGCTGGAAAGAGTTAG
- the LOC139859070 gene encoding uncharacterized protein: MSMVSTHFSSVHTSSLGFTPILREKTSFNPYPNFCTKSFTVNASVSLNYSTDKSSKTSSWQWKFNDNSINIHYEEHGNGSNGPTKNILMMPSISDVSTVEEWRLVAKDIVQQTGHVNWRATIVDWPGLGYSERPKLDYNADVMESFLVDFILAPDSPISNLGQDLVVVGGGHAATIAIRAAKKGLVNLTAIAAVAPTWSGPLPIVFGRDSKTESRYELLRETLRAPGVGWMMYNVLVGNKKSIQSQYNSHVYADSKNVTQTIIDNRYELTKQKGARYAPAAFLTGKLDPVKTRKEFVELFEALEGKVPVLVVSASGAPNRSKAEMEALREAKGVTKFVEVPGALLPHEEYPNMVAKELYSFLQDLV; the protein is encoded by the exons ATGTCAATGGTTTCCACTCATTTTTCATCCGTTCACACATCATCTTTAGGCTTCACCCCAATCCTCCGTGAAAAAACCTCTTTTAATCCGTATCCCAATTTCTGCACAAAATCATTTACTGTTAATGCTTCAGTTTCTTTGAATTATTCTACCGATAAATCATCAAAG ACAAGCAGCTGGCAATGGAAATTCAATGATAACTCTATTAATATTCATTACGAGGAACACGGAAATGGAAGTAACGGACCAACTAAGAATATTCTCATGATGCCCTCAATTTCTGATGTTAGCACAGTGGAAGAATGGAGATTGGTGGCTAAAGACATCGTTCAACAAACGGGTCACGTTAATTGGCGAGCTACAATTGTTGATTGGCCCGGTCTCGGTTATTCTGAGAGGCCGAAGCTGGATTATAATGCTGATGTCATGGAATCATTTCTTGTTGACTTCATCCTTGCACCAGATAGTCCAATAAGCAACTTGG GACAAGACTTAGTTGTTGTTGGAGGAGGCCATGCTGCAACCATAGCCATTCGTGCTGCTAAAAAGGGTTTGGTCAACCTAACCGCCATTGCCGCCGTGGCTCCCACCTGGTCTGGTCCTCTTCCCATTGTATTCGGTCGTGATTCCAAGACAGAATCCAG ATATGAACTACTTAGAGAGACGTTAAGAGCCCCTGGCGTAGGTTGGATGATGTACAACGTGTTAGTTGGTAACAAGAAATCCATTCAATCACAATACAATTCCCATGTATACGCCGATTCGAAAAACGTGACACAAACAATCATCGACAATAGATATGAGTTGACAAAACAAAAAGGTGCACGTTATGCCCCAGCGGCTTTCTTAACGGGTAAACTTGACCCGGTGAAAACCCGTAAAGAATTTGTTGAACTGTTTGAAGCGTTGGAGGGTAAAGTACCGGTTCTAGTTGTATCGGCGTCAGGTGCACCGAATAGATCGAAAGCAGAAATGGAAGCTTTAAGAGAAGCTAAAGGTGTTACTAAATTTGTTGAGGTTCCAGGTGCCCTTCTTCCACATGAAGAATACCCAAATATGGTTGCAAAAGAGCTTTACAGTTTCTTGCAAGATTTAGTATAA